In Fusarium verticillioides 7600 chromosome 4, whole genome shotgun sequence, the following proteins share a genomic window:
- a CDS encoding DNA polymerase epsilon subunit 1 gives MNNLRRKDHRGAVNFNGPGHYHGPTVRHRTVQAVSTPPTTPASIALSMSKTTVSPDLMSFDFCRQPIQSIHSDFNIDCYRSASPAKLELGLEPCTNWSGEIDMREMSTISAISADTSSTGSIFSSVPTEFSDAMTVRNGRGRSRGPSPLSRGGRTNSIDNSTPSFVCLGPQCQRAFSSDKDLKSHVKSCHTYLCNWAGCDQSSFSTRDGLIYHVKVKHLVICPSPGCTETTFQNIRLLQSHIAMAHPEDGRDDAKEWELPAKMIASMATGNRSSSNEKPTTALASLKRKNRDHGTDLSMDMVKTKRQCQDRLQVLVEKRARKNAGTPRSAESPTDLIRGRASRCIEVTSFPLVFEHAILPFLSQYLPIWVGPRHVVTVTRGKSPQIRRICIMAPKTISRARKIIIVSHVQDLIPSNFSKLVTFAFTQGEINRTVTWARGLGKDHKDDICAPRNPYFFRYPCMGDSIGVTGNGVFEDSTATLGPCITVGGGSYWLGNFHPFMEAYQQLAQVEVEHPSSQDRKRCIDEGHDAMAQETNFRLGRLEVTSGLNLKTTRISHDPYWDECDMDKPLVVTDWALIGARTSQANILRKFPSETQPPTQEPTIATTTAIVPGADVLSSGRTSGYQRGQICEIPAYVSGVENQTQKATREWFIEEPWPQEDEDAWIRGGIGVNGDSGAGVVDANTNGLIGHVWGRNNYWGPGQRVTYFTPIADIFDDIQEKCGQQSRPQLPQHRDEANCFPLHPSCRQCFDLRVYLNSSRRSSRMSLQSMIMGTGDGDQDLTSIEAVSELATPKDYHRYSGIEETLVSLSGIVSPAGPSGYPGTPMIADMKSPYATELDLGDLYGSEATAPTQARKRRTSCLAAAPAPGRWKKQRTCD, from the exons ATGAACAACCTCAGGCGCAAGGACCATCGCGGGGCCGTTAACTTCAACGGTCCCGGCCATTACCACGGCCCCACAGTCCGGCATCGGACCGTTCAAGCAGTATCGACGCCTCCCACGACGCCGGCTTCAATTGCTTTGTCGATGTCAAAGACTACTGTCTCTCCCGATCTCATGTCTTTTGATTTCTGCCGGCAGCCAATTCAATCGATTCATTCCGACTTCAATATTGACTGCTATCGGTCTGCATCACCAGCCAAGTTGGAGCTGGGCCTGGAGCCTTGTACCAATTGGTCTGGTGAAATCGATATGCGAGAGATGAGTACGATTTCTGCCATCAGTGCCGATACTTCTTCTACTGGTTCCATTTTCTCCTCTGTTCCGACCGAATTCAGTGATGCAATGACCGTCCGTAACGGTAGAGGTCGCTCAAGAGGTCCGAGTCCACTAAGTCGAGGTGGGCGAACTAACAGCATTGATAACTCGACGCCTTCTTTCGTCTGCCTTGGCCCTCAGTGCCAACGAGCTTTCTCGTCTGACAAGGACCTCAAATCCCACGTCAAATCTTGTCATACTTATCTGTGTAACTGGGCTGGCTGTGACCAGTCGAGCTTTTCCACCAGGGACGGACTTATCTAccatgtcaaagtcaaacatCTTGTCATTTGTCCATCACCCGGTTGCACAGAGACGACATTCCAGAACATTCGCCTTCTTCAGTCCCACATAGCCATGGCTCACCCCGAGGATGGCAGAGATGATGCAAAGGAATGGGAGCttccagcaaagatgataGCTAGCATGGCGACGGGCAACAGGTCCTCGTCAAATGAAAAGCCCACGACTGCTCTTGCGTCTCTCAAAAGGAAGAACAGAGATCATGGCACAGATTTGTCTATGGATATGGTTAAGACGAAGCGTCAATGTCAAGATCGCCTACAGGTCCTCGTGGAGAAGCGAGCGAGGAAGAATGCCG GCACTCCACGAAGTGCAGAAAGTCCAACAGACCTGATCAGAGGGCGAGCCTCACGGTGTATAGAAGTAACGAGCTTTCCTCTTGTCTTCGAACACGCCattcttccatttctttccCAATATCTGCCTATCTGGGTTGGGCCCCGTCACGTAGTCACTGTCACTCGAGGCAAATCCCCACAGATTCGGCGAATTTGTATCATGGCCCCAAAAACTATTTCTCGTGCTCGAAAGATCATCATTGTTAGCCACGTTCAAGATCTTATTCCCAGCAACTTTTCCAAGCTAGTCACGTTTGCTTTTACGCAGGGGGAGATTAATCGTACCGTTACCTGGGCTCGTGGCCTAGGCAAAGATCATAAGGACGATATTTGCGCCCCGAGAAACCCCTACTTCTTTCGCTATCCTTGCATGGGTGACAGTATCGGTGTGACAGGAAATGGGGTGTTTGAAGATAGCACTGCTACTCTTGGTCCTTGCATCACCGTTGGTGGTGGGAGTTATTGGTTGGGCAACTTTCATCCCTTCATGGAGGCCTACCAACAGCTCGCTCAAGTGGAGGTTGagcatccatcatcccaagATCGCAAGCGATGCATTGACGAGGGACATGATGCCATGGCCCAGGAGACGAACTTCAGGCTTGGTAGGCTCGAGGTCACGTCAGGTCTGAACCTCAAGACAACGAGAATTTCACATGATCCTTATTGGGATGAGTGTGATATGGATAAGCCTCTTGTCGTAACAGACTGGGCTCTCATCGGTGCCCGTACTTCACAAGCAAACATCCTTCGCAAATTCCCTTCAGAAACCCAACCTCCAACTCAGGAACCAACCATAGCTACTACAACCGCTATTGTGCCAGGTGCAGATGTTCTGTCTAGCGGTCGAACATCTGGTTATCAGCGCGGCCAGATTTGCGAGATCCCTGCGTATGTATCTGGGGTAGAGAACCAGACGCAGAAGGCTACGAGAGAGTGGTTTATCGAGGAACCATGGCCgcaagaggatgaggatgccTGGATACGTGGAGGCATTGGTGTCAACGGTGACAGTGGCGCTGGAGTTGTTGACGCCAATACAAATGGCCTAATCGGTCATGTATGGGGTCGCAATAACTATTGGGGGCCTGGACAACGTGTGACCTACTTCACTCCCATCGCAGACATTTTCGACGACATCCAGGAAAAGTGTGGGCAGCAGTCACGCCCTCAACTCCCGCAGCATCGTGATGAAGCAAACTGCTTTCCGTTacatccatcatgtcgtcaaTGCTTCGATCTACGGGTGTACCTCAATAGTAGCAGGAGGAGTTCGCGGATGTCGCTCCAAAGCATGATAATGGGCACAGGTGATGGCGACCAGGATCTGACCTCTATTGAGGCTGTCTCAGAGCTAGCTACGCCAAAGGATTACCACCGCTACTCGGGCATCGAAGAGACTCTGGTTTCTCTCAGCGGTATCGTCTCTCCAGCAGGGCCCAGTGGTTATCCTGGTACTCCCATGATAGCAGATATGAAGAGCCCCTATGCTACcgagcttgatcttggtgatctgTATGGGTCAGAAGCAACTGCGCCAACTCAGGCCCGAAAAAGAAGAACGTCTTGTCTAGCTGCCGCACCGGCTCCAGGtagatggaagaagcagagaacTTGTGATTGA
- a CDS encoding DNA polymerase epsilon catalytic subunit A translates to MPNTSLRRPQKGFRRGGKVAYHGNRTRTFAASSRNEATSADEKWERTRLAHSIDENMGFARYESGKKREGWLVNIQPTSIEDERIPGGRAAVDCYFIEDDGSTFKATVEFDPYFLIAVKKGRESEVEEWVKRVAGGGVVKSIRRVEKDDLNMPNHLLGYRRTFLELRFANVNDLMAARKDIMPIAEKNKKNMNAMDAYAEVATSNGDFDLFDDSRDDDRNMNTALSDASDFIVDIREYDVPYHVRVMIDLDIRAGKWYFVEAKHGVTKIYPNEERSLPAEPVVMAYDIETSKLPLKFPDAATDQIIMISYMIDGQGFLITNRQILSEDIGDFDYTPKPEYPGPFMIFNEPDEKAVIERFFLHIKEARPTVIATYNGDFFDWPFVEARASINGIDMYQEIGWKKDNEDQYKCNYSVHMDCFHWVNRDSYLPQGSRGLKAVTVAKLGYDPDELDPELMTPYATERPQTLAEYSVSDAVATYYLYMKYVHPFIFSLCTILPLSGDEVLRKGTGTLCEMLLMVQAYQREIVLPNKYITPKEAFWDGHLLDSETYVGGHVESIEAGVFRADIPVDFAVDPGAIDELLGDLDAALKFVITVEEKKNFDDVENYEEVKAQIVERLNKLKEAPNRNEKPLIYHLDVASMYPNIMTTNRLQPDSMIQESDCAACDFNRPGKTCDRRLPWAWRGEYLPPKRDEYNMIKNALQNERFPGKYPSSPMRTFQELSADEQANLVRKRLQLYSQKVYHKIHDSTTIVREAIICQRENPFYINTVRDFRDRRYDYKGKAKVWKGKTSSLQSAGAAQSEVDAAKKMIILYDSLQLAHKVILNSFYGYVMRKGSRWYSLEMAGVTCLTGAHIIQMARQLVERLGRPLELDTDGIWCMLPATFPENFSFKLKGGKKLNISYPCVMLNHHVHAKFTNHQYQTLVDKKTLKYETHSDNSIFFEVDGPYKAMVLPTSKEEGKNLKKRYAVFNDDGSLAELKGFEVKRRGELKLIKIFQQQIFKFFLEGETLAECYGAVAKVANRWLDVLHSKGTTLADEELMELISENRSMSKTLEEYGNQKSTSITTAKRLADFLGEQMVKDKGLNCKFIICARPKNAPVTERAVPVAIFSAEESVKRTYLRKWLKEEPTDTDPRALLDWDYYLERLGSVIQKLITIPAALQKVRNPVPRVPHPDWLQRRINIKDDKLKQKKLTDLFKKSPLEDITNINGSRLDDVEDFGSKLLKPKQVNAVIASSEAATTAQKRKSPEPAENPDPMSALPEVMPSASENYEAFLMYQKKKWKLQKQARIRRRQLFGDRRGGAVNNLQQTFMKQAHTTYMSNWQVLHLKATETPGIVMAYVLIDAKIHTLKVNVPRQVFLNLKSKDLPDVEVDGCEVEQVNYTLPNGHTSSHLFKLTVSEDVYFNESEKFSLLFNHPSVEGVYEKQVPLNIRAVLRLGNQCTIDATQHAVLGKGLEQGFDLAGLKRPAKTRTYLETSPLAYIYVSHITTGERQIFGIFSTTNDQAHVVILQKNKDSGQDLPNISKMYSEMLARRHAEAAGTNWQDCFTYQEKLHIKITQVTTRRKAHLEIGDVVKKMRKDEPRPQMMVIQSSQRKLLIHDVPILGEFPVLPLKYDVGDSSLPPLGWQYVIAKRLVGHYLGLGSWILHLTALARYGDVPLCNLERDDPRFLIDVAYARRLQANGVVLWWSPDARPDHAGYEKDDLLGPLDTVKMPNVNNPGTFSSVCIDIDVRNLAINTILTSSLINELEGADSVSFNPAADDSETLASENAFANAGVQVLREMVKAWWTEACRGSTMADVLVQHLVRWVENPDSFMYDRALHYYVQMMSRKAFQQLMADFRRVGSQVIFANANRLILQTTKAEVGNAYAYSEYIIKSIKSKPLFHFIDLEIKEYWDYLVWYDEFNYGGKACQEVIEAEQQNLETVMHWQMATFLPVRLQSTFQNWVIEFIQLMHQLKRPHDGDPDGTPRLTQLPSKGLEDHEGQILLGKAFEKPLKKDIIGLLNKQKRELLHPELAQDYTFPALPGSHLNPRNPILELVKSLMQVLSLDKNITLEARLLRKELLALFEVREFSKDGTFTNPSESLRLPQISCDSCTMMRDLDLCRDEDLFGEGAAWCCGFCGTEFDRVAIEERLLGIVESWIVEWTTQDLKCARCGALRLNDFMEHCTCSGEWKEIVSRQDVSKKLGVMRRVAKFYGLRMLSDVAEELDRGL, encoded by the exons ATGCCTAACACAAGTCTTCGTCGCCCTCAGAAGGGCTTCCGCCGAGGAGGCAAAGTTGCCTACCATGGCAACCGGACACGCACATTCGCGGCCTCGTCCAGGAATGAGGCCACGTCGGCAGACGAGAAATGGGAACGAACACGGCTAGCACACAGCATTGACGAGAACATGGGATTTGCGCGTTATGAGAgcggaaagaagagagaaggcTGGCTAGTCAACATCCAGCCCACATCTATAGAGGACGAACGGATACCGGGTGGTCGAGCCGCTGTCGACTGCTATTTCATCGAAGACGACGGCTCGACCTTCAAAGCTACTGTGGAATTTGACCCATACTTCTTGATCGCTGTCAAGAAGGGACGAGAgtctgaggttgaagaatggGTCAAGAGGGTTGCCGGAGGTGGCGTTGTCAAGTCGATTCGAAGAGTTGAGAAAGACGATCTCAACATGCCCAACCACTTACTCGGCTACCGAAGGACATTTCTGGAGTTGAGGTTTGCCAATGTCAATGACCTCATGGCTGCGAGAAAAGATATCATGCCTATTGcggaaaagaacaagaagaatatgAATGCTATGGATGCCTACGCCGAGGTGGCAAC CTCAAATGGTGACTTCGACCTTTTTGATGATTCACGAGATGACGACCGAAATATGAATACTGCCCTTTCCGATGCGAGcgacttcatcgtcgataTAAGAGAATATGATGTACCATACCATGTACGAGTAATGATAGATTTAG ATATACGAGCCGGCAAGTGGTACTTTGTTGAAGCCAAACATGGTGTCACCAAAATTTACCCAAATGAAGAGAGGTCGTTGCCGGCTGAACCTGTAGTAATGGCTTACGATATTGAAACATCAAAGCTGCCTCTCAAATTCCCTGACGCTGCCACCGATCAGATTATCATGATTTCTTACATGATTGATGGCCAAGGGTTCTTAATTACTAACCGCCAAATCCTTTCAGAAGACATTGGCGACTTCGACTACACACCCAAACCAGAATACCCAGGCCCCTTTATGATTTTCAACGAACCTGATGAAAAGGCTGTCATCGAGAGGTTCTTCCTCCATATCAAGGAAGCACGGCCTACCGTAATTGCGACTTACAACGGTGACTTTTTCGATTGGCCCTTTGTGGAAGCACGGGCTAGCATCAATGGAATTGATATGTATCAAGAgattggatggaagaaggacaaCGAGGATCAGTACAAGTGTAACTACAGTGTGCACATGGACTGCTTCCATTGGGTCAATCGAGATTCGTATCTacctcaaggttctcgtGGCCTGAAAGCTGTCACTGTCGCGAAGCTCGGATACGACCCAGACGAGCTGGATCCCGAATTGATGACACCGTACGCGACTGAGCGACCCCAGACACTCGCCGAATACTCTGTCTCCGATGCCGTTGCAACATATTATCTGTACATGAAATATGTGCACCCCTTCATTTTCTCACTTTGTACGATTCTGCCTTTGAGTGGTGATGAAGTATTGAGAAAGGGAACTGGTACACTCTgtgagatgctgctgatggtgcAAGCATATCAACGAGAAATTGTACTTCCGAATAAGTATATCACACCAAAGGAGGCCTTCTGGGACGGACATCTCCTCGATTCAGAGACCTACGTCGGTGGCCACGTTGAAAGTATCGAAGCGGGAGTCTTTCGAGCTGATATCCCGGTGGATTTTGCTGTCGACCCTGGAGCTATTGACGAGCTCCTCGGTGATTTAGATGCTGCCCTCAAATTTGTAATCAcagttgaggagaagaagaactttgATGATGTAGAGAACTAcgaagaggtcaaggctCAGATCGTCGAGAGgttgaacaagctcaaagaagcGCCGAACCGTAACGAAAAACCCCTGATTTACCATCTGGATGTTGCATCGATGTACCCCAACATCATGACAACCAACCGATTGCAGCCTGACTCTATGATCCAAGAGTCCGACTGTGCTGCCTGCGACTTCAATCGACCAGGAAAGACATGCGATAGAAGGTTACCTTGGGCATGGCGAGGAGAGTACTTGCCCCCAAAACGAGATGAGTATAACATGATTAAAAATGCCCTTCAGAACGAGAGGTTCCCTGGTAAATATCCTAGTTCTCCTATGAGAACCTTCCAGGAACTCAGTGCAGATGAGCAAGCCAATCTTGTACGAAAACGTCTTCAACTCTATTCTCAGAAGGTCTACCACAAAATCCATGATTCAACAACTATTGTGCGAGAGGCAATCATTTGCCAAAGAGAAAACCCTTTTTATATCAACACTGTACGAGACTTCCGTGATCGTCGATATGACTACAAGGGCAAAGCCAAAGTTTGGAAGGGAAAGACGTCATCCTTGCAATCTGCTGGTGCTGCCCAGAGCGAGGTtgatgctgccaagaagatgattATTCTCTACGACTCGCTGCAATTGGCTCACAAGGTTATTCTAAATTCATTCTACGGATATGTGATGAGAAAGGGATCTCGTTGGTACTCACTCGAAATGGCTGGCGTCACTTGTTTGACCGGTGCTCACATTATTCAAATGGCTCGACAACTGGTCGAACGGCTGGGACGACCTCTGGAATTGGATACCGACGGTATCTGGTGCATGCTTCCCGCAACCTTCCCCGAgaacttctccttcaaactcaagggcggcaagaAACTCAACATCTCATATCCCTGTGTTATGCTTAACCACCACGTCCATGCAAAATTCACCAACCATCAATACCAGACACTcgttgacaagaagacccTCAAGTACGAAACACACAGCGACAACTCCATCTTTTTCGAAGTCGATGGTCCATACAAAGCCATGGTTCTACCCACatcgaaagaagaaggcaaaaACTTGAAGAAGCGTTACGCTGTCTTCAACGATGATGGTAGTCTTGCTGAGTTGAAAGGTTTTGAGGTGAAACGTCGTGgtgagctcaagctcatcaagatcttccagcAACAGATTTTCAAGTTCTTCCTCGAAGGTGAAACGCTGGCCGAATGTTATGGAGCCGTTGCCAAGGTTGCCAACCGTTGGCTGGATGTTTTACACAGCAAGGGTACAACATTGGCAGACGAGGAGCTGATGGAACTCATTTCTGAGAATCGAAGCATGTCCAAAACCCTGGAGGAGTACGGAAACCAGAAGTCAACTAGTATCACAACTGCCAAGCGTTTGGCAGATTTCTTAGGTGAGCAGATGGTAAAAGACAAGGGGCTGAACTGTAAGTTCATCATCTGCGCTCGACCCAAAAACGCACCTGTTACAGAACGGGCTGTTCCGGTGGCCATCTTCTCTGCGGAGGAATCTGTCAAGCGTACATATCTGAGGAAGtggctgaaggaggagcCCACTGATACTGATCCTCGTGCACTGCTTGACTGGGATTATTACCTGGAGCGATTGGGCTCTGTTATTCAGAAGCTGATCACCATTCCTGCGGCTCTCCAAAAGGTCCGCAACCCTGTACCTCGAGTGCCACATCCTGACTGGCTTCAAAGGAGGATCAATATCAAGGACGACAaactgaagcagaagaagctcactgaTCTTTTCAAAAAGAGTCCACTGgaagacatcaccaacatcaatgGTTCTCGACTGGATGATGTAGAAGATTTCGGTAGCAAGCTTTTGAAGCCCAAACAAGTCAACGCAGTCATCGCATCCTCTGAGGCCGCAACGACAGCCCAGAAGCGCAAGTCTCCTGAGCCGGCAGAGAACCCCGATCCCATGTCTGCACTTCCTGAAGTTATGCCAAGTGCTTCGGAGAACTATGAAGCATTCTTGAtgtaccagaagaagaagtggaagTTGCAGAAGCAAGCCAGAATCCGTCGACGGCAATTGTTTGGTGACCGAAGAGGCGGTGCAGTGAACAATCTTCAGCAAACATTCATGAAGCAGGCGCACACTACTTACATGAGTAACTGGCAGGTCTTGCACCTCAAAGCGACTGAGACTCCTGGTATTGTCATGGCATATGTCCTAATCGATGCCAAGATTCATACGCTCAAGGTCAATGTTCCTCGACAAGTcttcctcaatctcaagagTAAGGATCTTCCCGATGTTGAAGTGGATGGCTGTGAAGTCGAACAGGTCAATTACACACTTCCCAATGGTCATACATCAagccatctcttcaagttgACTGTATCGGAGGATGTTTACTTCAACGAGAGCGAAAAGTTCTCCCTCCTCTTTAATCATCCTAGTGTTGAGGGTGTATATGAGAAGCAAGTACCCCTGAACATCCGAGCTGTCTTGCGTCTTGGAAATCAGTGCACCATTGACGCGACACAACATGCTGTGCTTGGAAAGGGCCTTGAGCAAGGCTTTGATCTAGCTGGTCTGAAGCGGCCAGCGAAGACACGAACGTATCTCGAGACGTCGCCACTGGCCTACATTTACGTTTCTCACATTACAACTGGAGAGCGACAGATTTTTGGTATCTTCTCTACCACCAATGACCAAGCCCATGTTGTTATtctgcagaagaacaaggattctggtcaagatcttcccAATATTTCCAAAATGTATTCGGAGATGCTCGCTAGACGGCATGCAGAGGCAGCTGGTACCAACTGGCAGGATTGTTTTACTTACCAGGAGAAACTCCATATCAAGATCACCCAAGTGACGACCCGACGCAAGGCTCACTTGGAGATAGGTGATGTAGTCAAGAAGATGCGCAAGGATGAGCCACGACCACAGATGATGGTTATCCAGTCGTCTCAGCGTAAACTGCTCATCCATGATGTCCCTATCTTGGGAGAGTTCCCAGTCCTTCCCTTGAAATACGATGTGGGGGATAGCTCTCTACCTCCTCTTGGGTGGCAATATGTCATCGCCAAGCGACTCGTTGGCCAttatcttggtcttggatcCTGGATTCTACACCTCACCGCTTTGGCTCGTTACGGCGATGTGCCTCTGTGTAATTTAGAACGAGACGATCCCCGATTCTTGATCGATGTTGCCTATGCCCGGCGCCTTCAGGCCAATGGAGTCGTGCTTTGGTGGTCTCCCGATGCCCGCCCTGATCATGCCGGATATGAAAAGGACGATCTTCTGGGCCCTCTCGACACAGTCAAAATGCCAAATGTCAACAACCCAGGAACCTTCTCGTCCGTGTGTATCGACATAGATGTCAGAAATCTGGCTATCAACACTATCCTGACCTCATCTCTTATCAACGAGCTTGAGGGTGCCGACTCTGTCTCGTTCAATCCCGCTGCTGACGACTCAGAGACACTTGCATCTGAGAACGCCTTTGCCAACGCTGGCGTTCAGGTTTTACGTGAGATGGTGAAGGCATGGTGGACTGAAGCCTGTCGTGGAAGTACTATGGCCGATGTTCTCGTGCAACATCTTGTTCGCTGGGTTGAGAATCCCGACTCTTTTATGTACGATCGAGCCCTGCACTACTATGTGCAGATGATGTCTCGTAAGGCCTTCCAGCAGCTCATGGCTGACTTCCGTCGAGTGGGATCTCAGGTCATTTTTGCCAACGCCAATCGTCTTATTCTCCAAACCACAAAGGCCGAGGTTGGCAACGCATATGCGTATAGCGAGTATATCATCAAGTCGATCAAGAGCAAGCCACTCTTTCACTTCATTGACTTAGAGATTAAGGAGTATTGGGACTATCTTGTATGGTACGATGAGTTCAACTACGGAGGCAAGGCCTGTCAGGAGGTTATTGAAGCCGAACAACAGAACCTCGAAACTGTCATGCACTGGCAGATGGCAACATTCTTGCCTGTTCGACTACAGTCCACATTTCAGAATTGGGTAATTGAGTTCATACAGTTGATGCATCAACTCAAGCGGCCTCATGACGGGGACCCAGATGGCACACCACGTCTGACACAGCTACCAAGCAAGGGCCTAGAGGACCATGAAGGCCAAATTCTATTAGGCAAAGCTTTTGAGAAACCTCTGAAAAAGGACATCATTGGCCTCCTCAATAAGCAGAAGCGTGAACTACTTCATCCAGAGCTTGCACAGGACTACACATTCCCCGCCCTTCCCGGCTCACATCTCAACCCTCGAAATCCTatcctcgagcttgtcaaatCGCTCATGCAAGTTCTATCGCTTGACAAAAATATCACACTTGAAGCTCGATTACTTCGAAAAGAGCTTCTGGCCTTGTTCGAGGTGCGCGAGTTCTCCAAAGACGGTACCTTCACAAACCCATCAGAAAgccttcgtcttcctcagaTATCTTGTGACAGCTGCACTATGATGCGAGATCTAGACCTATGCAGAGATGAAGACCTCTTTGGCGAAGGTGCTGCTTGGTGCTGCGGCTTCTGTGGCACTGAGTTCGATCGTGTCGCCATAGAAGAGCGATTATTGGGCATAGTAGAGAGCTGGATTGTGGAATGGACAACACAGGATCTCAAATGTGCCCGGTGCGGCGCACTGAGACTGAATGACTTTATGGAACACTGTACCTGCAGTGGAGAGTGGAAGGAAATTGTATCGCGACAAGACGTGAGCAAGAAACTCGGAGTTATGAGGAGGGTAGCCAAGTTCTACGGGCTAAGGATGCTTAGTGATGTGGCcgaggaacttgacagaGGTTTATGA